GATAACGCTCAGCACCACCGAGTGCGGAGGCATCGCCTCCTTCGGGTACCCAAGCCGTTTGCCCAGATACAGCGCCGTAACCAACGCCGAGACACCTGACGTCACGTGCACCACCGTCCCGCCAGCAAAATCCAGGCACGGAATCTTTCCGCCTAGAGCTGCGTTCAGCAGACCGCCCTTGCCCCAAACCATGTGCGCCATCGGGCTGTAGACCATGAACGCCCAAAGCGTCATGAACAGCAGCATTGCAGAAAACTTCATCCTCTCGGCAAACGCTCCTGTAATAAGCGCCGGCGTAATGATGGCAAACATCAGCTGATACACCATGAACGTCTGCAGCGGAATCGTCGCTGCGTAGTCTTTGTCCGGCGTCAGTCCTACGCCGTGTAGAAACATATTGTGCAGCCCGCCGATAAAGGCATTTCCGCTCCCGAAGGCGAGCGAGTACGTCACCACCGCCCACAGCACCGTGACCACCGCCATCATGGCGAAGGTCTGCATCATCGTGCCCAGCACGTTCTTCTTCCGCACCAGTCCGCCGTAAAACAGCGCGAGCCCGGGCCCGCTCATCATCAGCACCAGTCCCGCCGAAACCAGCATCCAAGCGTTGTCGCCGGAGGTCTGGGCCGCCGCAATCGCCGCCGTCTGGTCGCTCACCTGCTTCTCGAGCGCGGCAATCCTGTCCGCCTGCGACGTGGCTGCAGTCTGCGCCATCGCCTGCGATCCCGCCATCATCGACCCACCCACCAGCAACGCCAGCAGAAGAGCCAAAAACACCTTTACTGCAACACGCATGGATCTATCACCTGTTTCAAGATTCGTAAGCAAAAAGAGGGGACTACGTCTGATTCGTTGGAATAAGACGCGCCGGAACTACATATTCCTTCGCTACTGCGTGGGAGCGAAGACTTTGTTCTCTTGATGGTTTTTAATCTACACAACGGAGAGCTCAATACAAAGCAGGAAATTCATCCACAAACGTCCCAACACCGAATCGGCCCTCAGAGCTCTCCGCGCAAGAGCAGTTCCTCAACCATCCGCTCCCACTCCGCGCTGAGATCGCCGCTCTCCGGCGGACGCCCCGCCTGCCCATACCAGTACGCCGCATTTCCCAGGCTGCCCTCCTTGCGATGCAAGTAGGCATGCACCCACGCGCCATCCTTGCCGGGCACGTCCTGCGCCACCTCATGCGCCCGGTCCCAGTTGCCTTGGCCATCCCACCACAGCGCCAGGAGAGGCCCGGAGAACTGCGTAGAATCCGCCACGCGAAATTCAGCAACTGTCATCGCATTTCCCCTTGCTACGGAGCAGGAGAGGCATATCCCCGCTCTCGCATCCATTTGATCAGTAAATCCGGCCAACCGCTCAGCTGCGGATTCGCCGCCGCCAGCCCAGCCCCGTGGGCTCCATGTTGGAACAGATGCATCTCCGCCGGGACCTCGGCCTTTACCAGCGACTCATAGAACATAACGCTGTTCAACACCGGTACTGTCTTGTCATCGGTTGTTGCAAACAGAAAAGTCGGCGGCGTCTCCTTCGTTACCTGCGTCTCGTTCGAAAGGTTCTCCACGATCGCCGGATCAGGATTCTCGCCCAGGAGAAATTCACCCGAGCCTCCATGAGCCCAGGGCTCCTCCAACGTAATGACGGGGTAGGAGAGGATCAGAAAATCAGGGCGGCTTCCCTTCCGTTCCACCGGGTCCGCTGCATCCGGATTGCCCGCGTCGAAGTGCGTCCCCGCCGTAGCCGCAAGGTGCCCTCCCGCCGACGATCCCCACATCCCCACGTGGTCCTCGGCCACGCCATACTCCGCCGCGTGCGCCCGCACCATCCGAATCGCCCGCTGCGCGTCCCCCAACTCGATCGGGTGATGATACTTCGGCCCCAGCCTGTACTTGAGGACAAACGCCGCCACGCCGCGCTCATTGAGCCACCCCGCAAAGGCATAGCCCTCTTTCTCCATCGCCAGGTGCTGGTACCCGCCTCCCGGAGCCACCACCACTCCGGTCTTCGCCGCATTAGGAGCCACCGGCAGAAAGACCGTCAGTGTCGGCTTGTCGATGTCCTCATCGCCCTGCGCCCCCGGAGCTCCAACAGTCCACAACAAAATCGTCTTCCCCGCTCCGCCCTGGGAGACCCGTGAATCCGTGGAGGGCAAAGCAGCCGCAGGAGCCTGCGCTGCCTGCGGCTGTCCAGGTGCCACTGCCGCAAAACTCAACACTATCCCAAGATAAATCCGCACTCCGTCCTCCTGAAGAGTTCTCATCTCACTCGCCGAGGCCAATCGTACATGGGCCGTCAGAGGTGACGGGACGACCCCGCCCTTTCTTTTCAGGAGCGAGACAGAAAGCGTCATAGCTTTCCACGCGCCATTCCCTTAATCTCTTTGAGGGGCATTTATGCCCATCGGAGACTGGATGAAGGATCTTGTCCGCAAGCAGCTCGCTCAATCCATCAACACCATGCAGGCCGTTCTCGCCGATCTGCACATCGCCGACACTATCGTCACCATCGCTGAGCTCACCGCCCATGCCATGCAGGGCGGCCGTAAGCTGCTTGTCGCCGGCAACGGAGGCTCCGCCGCCGACGCCCAGCATCTCGCCGCCGAGTTTGTCGTCCGCCTCGCCGACAACCGCCCCGCGCTCCGCGCCATCGCCCTCACCACCGATTCCTCCATCCTCACCGCCTGCGGCAACGACTTCGGCTTCGACCGCATCTTCAGCCGCCAGATCGAGGCCCTCGGCCACCCCGGAGACATCTTCCTCGGCATCTCCACCTCCGGCAACTCGCCCAACATCCTCCTTGCCCTTCAGCAGGCCCGCTCCATGGGCCTCACCACGATCGGCTTCTCCGGCAATGGAGGTGGCAAGATGTTCGAACTCTGCGACCACAACGTGGTGATCCCCTCCAGCACGACCATGAACATCCAGGAGTGCCACCTCGCCCTCGAGCACATCTTTTGCCTCGCAGTCGAGCGTTTCTACTACGACGCCGCCTACAACAAGCCCTGACCGGCTACCGGACCTCCGCATCAAACACGCCCGTCTCCACCGCCCCGCCATGCTTCATCTGGATGAAGACGCGGTACCGTCCCGGCGACGGGAACCCATAGGGAAACTCCACCACGGGCACAATCGGCCCGCTGTCCATTGGCATCTCCATGCCCGGCATGCCTGCCATCTCCTGCTGGCCGCCGTTGGCAAGCATCATCGCCGGCATTGCCGCTGACCCCTCTGGATGCGTGTGCGCAAAGGCCGTCCCATCGGTCTTCACAAACGCCGCATGTCCCGCCATCCCCAGATACGGCTCCATATCCATCGCAGGTTTGCCATCTGGCCCCACCAGTCGGAACCGGAACGCATAAGCAGAATTCGCGGTCAGCTCCGCAGGCTTGTCCCATGCCATCGTGTATCCATCCGGCAGCTTATAGACCGGCCCAAGTTCTCCCTGCGAGATCCCCGGCGGCCTCGCCGAAGCATCATCCGCCCCCAGCACAGCCGTTGGCGCCCCGTCTGGAACCACCAGCTTCGCCGTCAGCGTCTCCGGAAAGCCGCTCCGATGCACGATGTCGCCATAGATCCGGTATTCGCCTGCTGGCATCGAGGGCAACGTCATGCTCAGCCGATCGTCTCCCACCGGCTGGGGGTGCAGATGAAACACCGCATCCATCTCCGGCCAGCGGATCGCATACAGATGCATCAGGTGCCCATGGTCCGGCAGCAGCCCGTCCATCGACTCCGCCTTCCACCGCTGCCTCTTCTCGCTGTAGTCCCCGAAGCTCAGATCGAGCGTGCTGCCGTGCAGCACAGGACGCAGCTCCATCGGCCGATAGATATCTGCCGCGTAGTTCGCAGCCTCAACCCTCCACCACTTGTCTCCCGCATAGATCATTAGCCCGGCAAGAACCAGAGCCACCATGCTCGCAATCAGCGCTCGACGACTCCTATCTGGCGTCGGAGCCGCGCCCGGGGCCAGCCGCGACTCCCTCACTGCCGCGCCCACAATCCCGGCCATTCCCAGAGCCAGAATCAACCCCAACACACCCAGCACAATCCCCAGCGAACGTTGCATCGGCAGAATCGAGAGCGGAATCGCCGGCACCGGAACCCCAGTGGCCGCTGCTCCCGCCACCCCCTCTACCTCGAATCGTACCTGCCACGAGCCCGAAGCCATCAACCACAGCGACCCCGTGAAAAAAGCCGGGTCGTCCGCCGACACCTTCATCGCGTCCGCCGTAGGAGGATGCCTCGACGCCTCGCCGGTCAGCGGAACCGGCGTAATCCTTACCGCGCCCACCTTCGGCCCCGTCGTCCGCACCTCGATCGTCGCGACGCCGGGAATCACCTTTGGCATCCGCACGGTTACAAACAGCTTGTACGGCCCCGCATCAACCTGTTCGAAGACATCCTTGTTGCCGACGTGCGCCCACCCCGGCGCCGAAAGCCCACCCACCATCAGCAGGAAGATAAAGACCCGCAGCGCCATCCTCATCGCTGCACGCCCCGCATCCACCTGCCAAACGCCAATCCAATCCATGTCGAGATCGACGCATAGACCGCCACCCGCACAAGCCCGAGCCACACCGTCATTCCATGGTCAGGCTTGAAGAACTGCCGAAGCCGGTCGAAGCCCCCAGGCCGCGAGTTGTAGTCGAAGTAGATCGTCCCGAAGAACCTGTTCGCGCTCGCCTTCGACATCAGGAAGTTGGCAAACGGCCACTCCACCAGTGTCAGAACCGCGACGAACACCACGCCCGAGGCCAGCGCAATCTGCCACGACTTCCATTTGCGGGCACGCTGCCACAGCAGATCGAGCGCCAGCGCCGGGACCAGAATCAGGATCGGGAACTTCGCCGGAACCAGATGCGTCACTGGAAAGTACACCGGCCCCAGCTTCGGCTGCGCCGGAACCAGCGGCAGTATCAGAATCTCGCTGATGACAAACACTGTGTACACCGCCGCCGTGGCCGTCGCCGCCCAGCGAGACCGCGAGGCCTGCGACAACGCCGCGAACAACACCGGCAGCCCGATCCCCATCGCGATATACGCCGAGACCTGGTGCAGCATCACGTCCCACGTGTACTCCTGCAGGAAGAACATCTGGCCGCCAACCATCAGGCCGCCCAGATACAGAAAGAGCATCTGCAGCCGCCTGAAGCTCCCTGCCTCTGCTCCAGCCGCCGAGTCCGTCGCAGCACGATTCATCGCCGCCAGAATCAGAAACAGCATCCCGACCGCCACCGCGCGGATGCCGAGAATCAGCAGCGTATGCGGCGGACTGACGATCTTCACATCCAGCCCATAGGCGTTATGCCACCAGTTATCAAACGGAGCCGACGTAAGCATCGCCACGCCGCCCCATCCCGCCAGAAACACCCCCATCGGAGCCCGCAGGCCGAAGAGGCTCACTGAAACATCACGCATGCTCTTGTCTCTGCCGAACGTGCACTGTATCGCAAGCCACAAGCCCACAATCCCCGCGAGCACACCGCACGCGTAGATCGCCAGGTGCGCTGGCGTCCAGAAACTGTCTCGGCCAATCGACCTATGCCAGGACACGTCCCACGCCCCGCCAATC
The Edaphobacter bradus genome window above contains:
- a CDS encoding ammonium transporter; translation: MRVAVKVFLALLLALLVGGSMMAGSQAMAQTAATSQADRIAALEKQVSDQTAAIAAAQTSGDNAWMLVSAGLVLMMSGPGLALFYGGLVRKKNVLGTMMQTFAMMAVVTVLWAVVTYSLAFGSGNAFIGGLHNMFLHGVGLTPDKDYAATIPLQTFMVYQLMFAIITPALITGAFAERMKFSAMLLFMTLWAFMVYSPMAHMVWGKGGLLNAALGGKIPCLDFAGGTVVHVTSGVSALVTALYLGKRLGYPKEAMPPHSVVLSVIGACLLWVGWFGFNAGSALSSGTLATSAFVATHFGAAAAALGWSAAEWIRQGKASALGAISGAVAGLVAITPAAGFVTPMSALWIGLIAGVFCYFMVVKVKAWFGYDDSLDAFGVHGAGGTIGAILTGIFANSAINPIFGAGKPTGLLEGNGLQVLHQAGGVAIAWCISIVGTLIILFVVDKLIGLRVSEEAERNGLDLSQHGEEGYDWAH
- a CDS encoding alpha/beta hydrolase, with the translated sequence MRIYLGIVLSFAAVAPGQPQAAQAPAAALPSTDSRVSQGGAGKTILLWTVGAPGAQGDEDIDKPTLTVFLPVAPNAAKTGVVVAPGGGYQHLAMEKEGYAFAGWLNERGVAAFVLKYRLGPKYHHPIELGDAQRAIRMVRAHAAEYGVAEDHVGMWGSSAGGHLAATAGTHFDAGNPDAADPVERKGSRPDFLILSYPVITLEEPWAHGGSGEFLLGENPDPAIVENLSNETQVTKETPPTFLFATTDDKTVPVLNSVMFYESLVKAEVPAEMHLFQHGAHGAGLAAANPQLSGWPDLLIKWMRERGYASPAP
- a CDS encoding D-sedoheptulose 7-phosphate isomerase — protein: MKDLVRKQLAQSINTMQAVLADLHIADTIVTIAELTAHAMQGGRKLLVAGNGGSAADAQHLAAEFVVRLADNRPALRAIALTTDSSILTACGNDFGFDRIFSRQIEALGHPGDIFLGISTSGNSPNILLALQQARSMGLTTIGFSGNGGGKMFELCDHNVVIPSSTTMNIQECHLALEHIFCLAVERFYYDAAYNKP